In one window of Clupea harengus chromosome 4, Ch_v2.0.2, whole genome shotgun sequence DNA:
- the praf2 gene encoding PRA1 family protein 2 produces MLTFYILPAKMDVQPPPLRTLDDFVLSSARFSFPDVRNLERWNNRIINNLLYYQTNYFVSFLGFLVLIGYFQPFQMFLGATVVILLFLGFVWAAENKAIVRRFRRNHASLSLVAILGSSYLLLSLIGGVAVFLFGIAFPILVILIHASLRLRSLKNKLENKLESIGLKRTPMGLLLEALGLEQEAGS; encoded by the exons ATGTTGACGTTTTACATTCTGCCAGCGAAAATGGACGTGCAGCCTCCGCCTTTAAGAACCCTGGACGATTTTGTCTTGAGCTCTGCTCGTTTCTCTTTCCCAGATGTTCGTAATTTGGAGCGATGGAATAACCGAATAATCAACAACTTGCTGTATTACCAGACTAACTATTTCGTCTCTTTTCTGGGATTCCTTGTGCTTATCGG GTATTTCCAGCCGTTCCAGATGTTCCTGGGGGCTACAGTGGTCATACTGCTGTTCCTGGGTTTTGTGTGGGCAGCGGAGAACAAGGCTATCGTCCGGCGTTTCCGCCGAAACCACGCATCTCTGTCCCTGGTAGCCATCTTGGGCTCCAGTTACCTTCTGCTGTCTCTGATTGGCGGGGTGGCTGTGTTCCTCTTCGGCATCGCCTTCCCTATTCTGG TGATTCTGATCCATGCCTCTCTGCGTCTGCGCAGCCTGAAGAACAAGCTGGAGAATAAGCTGGAGAGCATCGGCCTCAAGAGGACTCCCATGGGTCTGCTGCTGGAGGCTCTGGGGCTGGAGCAAGAGGCTGGCTCTTAA